One candidate division KSB1 bacterium genomic region harbors:
- a CDS encoding alpha-hydroxy-acid oxidizing protein, with product MDTQAQIREYNRREFLRFVAYSPLISYFGIWGCKGETQESDLLLSSPSEAKNVFDFDTLARQKLNQDAYNFLSGGADDMKTVQANRKAFDELQIRSRRLVNVSNVDTSVELFGQVMETPIMLAPIGFQQLFHPEGELAVARATAAKKHEMIVSTVSSYSVKTINEVRDTSAWFQLYPTPDRKITTQLIRKAEEAGCKVLVLTVDLPVLGNRENHLGFIRQMIAAQKVALGNFAGLPFPSQVHDPSLDWQMIEWLRANTNMKLVLKGIVTGEDARLSVENGVDGIIVSNHGGRQEESNLGTIECLPEIVNEVGGRIPVLIDGGFRRGTDIFKALALGANAICIGRPYVWGLGAFGQTGVEKVLDILRAELVRIMQLAGTTSLSRINSDFVQRNT from the coding sequence ATGGACACACAGGCCCAAATTCGTGAATACAATCGCCGTGAATTTCTGCGCTTCGTTGCCTACTCACCACTGATTAGCTATTTTGGCATTTGGGGATGCAAGGGTGAAACGCAAGAAAGCGACTTATTGCTCTCGTCGCCTTCGGAAGCAAAAAATGTCTTTGATTTTGACACCCTGGCCCGACAAAAACTCAATCAAGATGCTTACAATTTTCTGTCGGGTGGCGCTGATGACATGAAGACAGTACAAGCCAATCGCAAGGCTTTTGATGAGTTACAGATTCGTTCGAGAAGACTGGTAAATGTAAGCAATGTGGACACTTCGGTTGAACTATTTGGGCAAGTAATGGAAACCCCAATTATGCTGGCTCCGATAGGTTTCCAGCAACTATTTCATCCGGAAGGAGAATTGGCTGTGGCTCGCGCAACTGCAGCCAAAAAACATGAGATGATCGTCTCAACAGTATCAAGTTACTCTGTCAAAACAATCAATGAAGTGCGAGACACATCAGCATGGTTTCAACTCTACCCAACACCCGATCGAAAAATCACTACACAACTAATAAGGAAAGCAGAAGAAGCGGGCTGTAAAGTATTGGTATTAACCGTTGATTTACCTGTGTTAGGAAACCGAGAAAATCATCTCGGTTTTATCAGACAAATGATAGCAGCTCAGAAAGTCGCTTTGGGTAATTTCGCAGGACTTCCCTTTCCCAGCCAAGTACATGACCCGAGTCTCGACTGGCAGATGATAGAGTGGCTTAGGGCAAACACAAACATGAAACTTGTGTTAAAGGGCATTGTAACTGGTGAAGATGCCAGACTCAGTGTTGAAAATGGGGTTGATGGTATCATTGTATCCAACCACGGCGGTCGGCAGGAAGAAAGTAATCTTGGAACTATAGAATGTTTACCAGAAATTGTAAATGAAGTGGGAGGCCGGATTCCTGTTCTGATTGATGGTGGATTTCGCAGGGGAACAGATATTTTTAAGGCCTTAGCGTTAGGCGCAAACGCTATATGCATTGGCCGACCCTATGTATGGGGTCTAGGCGCATTTGGTCAGACAGGTGTCGAAAAAGTTTTGGATATTTTACGTGCGGAACTCGTGCGCATTATGCAGCTGGCAGGTACAACATCCTTGTCTCGAATAAACAGCGACTTTGTACAAAGAAACACTTAG